The nucleotide window CTTCAAACCTTCTGTTTAAGTTAACTTTTGCCGTGATAGAACCGTATTTTGTTTCTCTGCCATATTTTATGGTGGAATAATACATCGGGTCGTAAATTGAGGAATAAAGGTCTGTGGCTAAGTTAATACCAATATTATTTAGATTTAATTTTTTGTTTAAAGCATTTTTGTACTCGATGGCTTTCTGATTATTAGGTTCTTTGGATAATACCTGCAAAACTGTTTTGTCTGCCTCTGTTGGATTATTGGTTTTTTCAAGAGCTGAGGCTTTTAGTAATAATATTTCGGAATCATTTGGGTAGTATTTCAATGCTTTTTCGCTTAAATCCAAAGCAATATAAGGTGATGATGCCCACAATTCGTTTTGAATGGTGCCCAACCATGCGCTTTTGTTTGTTTCTTCTTTTTTTAGGATATAATCAAACTCTTTTTTGGCCTTTTTATAATCACCATCCCAGGAATAGGTTGTTGCCAGGAAAGATCGTACATCATGATAATCTGGATATTTGGTCAAAATAAATTGTAAAGTATCCTGGGCTTGTTTGCGTTGATTGTTGAACGCCATGTTTCGTGCTGTTGCAAATGAAACATCGGGGTCTCCTTTGAATTCTTTTTGTTGTCCATAGATTTGAGCAAAGCACAAAATCAATAAAATAAGACTTAATTTGTTAACTGTTCTCTGTATCATCGTGGCAAAATGTTATTTTAAAGATTTTTTAAATTTGTGGTATTCTTGATTTTCAGGGTAAACAGTCAAAAGACTGTCAATTTGTTTTCTGGCTTCAGTGATATTTTTGATTTTTTGATAGGATTTGGCTAATTTAAAGCTGATTTCGGGGGCGTAAATTTTATTGGAGTGTGCCTGTTTCCCAATTTTTACAGCCTTTTTATTTTGGTCAGACCAAAAATAAACATCCATGAGGGCGCTGTAACCATCTTCATAAAACGGCTTTTGGTTTATAGATGCTAGTAATTCCATTTCAGCATTTTTATAATCTCCGTCCCAAGCGAGTGTTCGTCCTTTTAAAATCTTGAAATCTATATAATTTGGTTTGTCGTTTAGCATATAATTGCATAATAAACGGGCTTTTTCACGTTCTTTGTTAAATGCCAATTCACGTGCCTTAAAGAAAATCTGATCAGAATTTAAGCCTTTGGAAACTTTTTTAATATAAGCTATTTCTTGGGGCGTAAACGTGTACAAAGTGCTTTTGAATTTGGAAGCGACGGGAGTGATTTTATCTTTTGATGTTAGATAGGTATTTAGATATTTATATTTATTAAATGATTCTTTTACAGTATCTTGTAATCCGTCGTTGGATTCTGTGATATTGAAATTGGAATCAATTTTGTACAAATTTCCATCTGTATAAAAGTAGTCTTTATAAATATAATCAATCAGACTCCCTTTGTATCTCATTAAAGGAATTGTATGAACGTTTCTAAATTGTCTGGCCGTATCTATTCCCTGACCCATCCAATATGTTTTTTCTAGTTTTTTAATTTTTTGGTTGTTGGTCAAAAACGAAACCAAAGTAGGCGTAACATCATTATGCGATGATATTGATTTGAATTCGGCTGTTTTTTTCAGCATTGGACTATAAATGTAAAACGGCACATGGAATCGCGAAAGATTGTCTTTTTGTGGAACTGGAATTAATCTATGATCGCCCGTAATTATAAAGATTGTGTTTCCATAATCCGGCCTTTTGGAATAAGCTGCCATGAATTTTTGCAACGAATTATCGGTATAAAGCAGGGCGGCAAAAATGTCCTTATATTCCTTTAATTTATTTCTTTCCAAATATGATTTTGAATTCAAAATGGCATCTACTTTTTTAAGATAATTCTCTTTTGAAGGAAACTCAAATGGTTCGTGATTGGAAAGTGTCATTATGATGTCCAGTCGCGGTTGGCTTTTTTGGTTTAATTCAGATAAGGTTTTGCGGTAAATTTCAGCATCAGGATATCCCCAAGAAAAACCTCCAGAATTTTTTTTAGACATAGTATATCCTGGGCCAAATTTATTGACATCAGTAATAGTATTAATGCCATTGTATTCTAAAAAAGTACTTTTTTTGTCAAAATTAATATCGTCGCCACAATAATAAGAAGTCGTGTAACCATTTGATTTCAGAATACTTATAAGTGAATTGTGTTTGGGTAACGGATTTAATTCCATAAAACCATTTTTCCCAAATGGTGCAGAACCTATTAGGGCGGGCAAAGCACCAAAAGTACGGCCAGCATTGCTGACAAAATTTTTCCAATACAATGATTTTGTAGTCAATGAATCAAGATAAGGCGTGAAGCCGCTGTATTCGCCATCATCGGTAAAATCACGTCCAAGTCCTTCCATAATGATAAACACAATGTTAGGCTTTTCCTGATGAATATTGAAAAAAGGTGACAGCACATCTTTGGCATCTTCCGCAGCTTTTTCTAAAGGATATTCTTTTTTGAAAGAAAAAACTCTTTGAGCAGAAAGGCTTTCTTCTTTTTTTGAACGGATAATGTCACTGACTAAAAAATGTAATTTGTTTTGATAAACAGGTTCGGTATTATTGGCAAAAACAAAATTGAATCCTCCTATGGCTAAAACAATCAGAAATGGTACAATCGGGTTGATTTTTGTACCAATAAACTGAAATACCCGGATAAGTCCTAAATAAAGTGCCGGAACTATTATAAAAGGCAAAAACATCACAAAAGATATGGATAATGAAGAAGTGACGGTTGTGTACATGTCACTTAATGAATATCCCAAAAGATCCGAACCAAGGTTGATGTGAGTGGTAAGGCTGTATCCTGTCATTGCCAATTGGATGATAACAATTAGGCTAAAAAGGATTTTAATAATTACCGTTGCCAAAGACTGTTTTATCCATTTCAATATTAAATATAATGGCAAAAAGAGTAACCCAATTTGTAAACCGACAACAAAATCATTTCCGATTTTATGAGAAAATACAGTTAAATCAAAATTCTTATAAATGTCAACGTAACTGAGAATACAAAAAACAGTTATCAATGAAAATAGTGAATATATATAGTCGATACTATTTTTTATAGTATTGTTGAAAAACGTTATTGGTTTGAAATTATTCATTTTGAATAAAATAAAAGGTTCATTTGTTGAGCTTATGCTTTACGATTATTTTTTTATTCTAAAATTTGGGAACTTATTCAGGTTTTGTGCTAAAGCCTTGTCGTTGCATATTTCCCCAATTTTGTTCTTTTTGCCTTATAAAATGATAATATCCTTTTAATGAAGCATATAAGTTTACAGGATGATAAACAAAGGGTTCAATAACTGCCATGAGAATCAGAATCATTAATTCCCTTGCATTGGCATAATTTTTATAAATGACATCGTCCAAAAAGATTGATGTAATCGTAATAATTAAATAGAAAAAATAAACCACTACCGAGATGTAAAAAAAGAACAGGTAATTCACTTCAAAAAATATTAGAAATAATATAGTAGCAATCATTCCAACTACTTCGATAACGGGTATCATAAATTCGAAAATGAAAAAGTATGGAAGAATGAAAAAAGCGGTTCTTTGATATTTTGGCTTAAATAATAAATTTTTATGCAAAAACAAGGTTTGAATCAACCCTCTTGCCCATCGCATTCGTTGTCGTATCAAAATGGTTTTATTTCCCGGAACCTCTGTCCAGCACAAGGATTCAGGTATGTATTTTATTGCGAAAGGAAGTTTGTTTTCATACATGTATTTTCGCATTCGCATAACGAGTTCCATGTCTTCACCCAATGATTTGTGCCAATAACCACCTGCTTTAATTACGATTTCTTTATCGAATAGACCCAACGCACCCGAAACTAATAACAAACTGTTAATTTGACTCAAAGCCATTCGGCCCATAAGAAAAGCTCTTACATATTCTAATTCCTGAAAACGGGCGTACCATCCGGTTGGGAAATGAATTTTGACAAGGAATCCGTCTTTTACCTCACACGAATTGGAGCTTCGGATACCGGCTCCGGTAGCAATTATTCTTTTTTTATTTTCTATAAAGGGTTTTGCCAGTTTTATAATAGCGTCACTTTTCAGAATACAATCAACGTCTGTACATAAAATTAATGGGTATTTTGTAGAATTAATACCTGTGTTGGAAGCATCTGCTTTGCTTTTTCGGTTTTCTTTATCAACAACCAAAAGTTTGGAATATATAGGATTTGTCGATTTGTAATGGCCTCTTACAGGGCCTGTTGGTATTTTGGCTTCATAATAAAAATCGACTTTGACCAATTCAAACTCTCGTATCAGTTTTTCGAGAGTATCGTCTGTACTTCCATCGTTGATTAAAACCACTTCGTATTTAGGGTAGTTAAGTGATAATAATGATTTTATATTATAAACTACAGTCGCACCTTCATTGAAGGCGGGTGCAATCACAGATACGCCAGGAATATGATTGGATTTTACCAATACATTATTTGTAATAAAATGCTTTGTGTTGAGGTATTGTTTTATTCCATAATACGATAAGAACGCCAATGTTAGATATAACAGGATGTAGGTTATGGAAAATAATCCCACGAATATTTCATATATATCTAATAGAATTTTCATCATGATAGTAATCTTTTATGTTTGGTTTTAATTTTAAGATTGTATTTGATTCCAGAGTATTTTACTAAGGCTGTTCTTTGTGTTTTAGATATTTTATACTATTACAAATAACGAGTCTTGACATGCTTAACCATTTTTTGGACATCTTCATTATCCAAAAAGTGATCTTCAAAATAATGGGGGTTTATTTTATTGAGACAATACACGGCATCAAGTTTAATGTCTTCGTCTGTTTTGTCAATCAATAATTGAGCAATGAAATTCTCAGAATCTGTCATTCCAATGGTGGAAAGCGTATTGAAAATTTCCAATTTATTTTTAATGTCTTCATGACAAAATTGTTCAATCAGTTCTTGTTCAGCTTCGGAAATAAATAAAAACTGGACAGCATGAATTGCTTCAAAACGTACTAACTTATTGGGGTGCCTTAGCAATTTTACAATAATTTCATGCTCGTTATTGTAATTGTAAAACATCATCAGTTTAAGGCCTAACTTTATGATGGTGTCATTCTCAGAAACAATCCATTTATCCAGATTGGTAGGTATTTTTGTTTTTTTCTGATGCAGAATATCCATGATATTTATTTCTTCTGCGATAGTAATTTGATGCGAAGAATCAAGAAGTGTTTCTAAATTTTCAGGTTCCAATGATATTAACGCAAGAAATGCACTAGATTTTACATTTCTGTTCTTGTGATGCAATAATGGTTTGATAAATGTGATTCCTTTTTTGTATTCCAAAGACTCCAATTGGGATATTCCTAAGCACTTAAAATAGAATCGTCGACTTTTTAAAAGCTTTTTGGTGTATTCGAACAGGTCAAATTGTTCATATAAAAAATGGAAGGTGTTGGTTACTTCTCCTTTTAAATTTAATTTTAAAAAAATAATTTCGCTTAAAATTAAATTTTTGCACCATCTTTTTTCAAAAGGGATTGTTTTTTTGAACTGTTCTATTTCGTTAAAAAAAGATTGTTCATCAAAAGGGGAAAAAATCATATTAGTCAGGAAACTGTCTATTTCACTTTTGGCAGCTTCCCACTTGGGTTTGAATATATCATATCTGAATCTATTGATGACTAAAACAGTTATCAATATAAGAAAACCACAAATTAATATGGGTAAAACATGGAGGACAAAATAATAAACTAATACATCCATAAATAAGAAATTAGTAAGTAATACTTTCGTAAAACTAGGCTTATTTTTGGGGGTGTATTTTTTAGTTTTTTTTGATACTAAAAACTTTAGCAAATGTAATGATTATTCTGCGGTGTGAAGTAAGATATTTCTAAACTCGTTCATTGTGAGTTTTTTATGTTGTGTTTTTCAGAAGAAAATATAAAACTGTTTTTTTTTATGTTAATTGTTTATTAAAATTGAAATTTAAGGAAAGGGGCAATTCCTTTTTTAACATTAAAAACCTTCAAAAACGCCTAATCCAAATAGTGCAAAATCATATTTTACAGGGTCAATAGGATCCAATTCTCTAAGTTTTGAATCCAATTCAGCCAAAGCTTTTCCGTCGTTTTGTTTTCGGGTCAACAAGCCTAGTTTTCGAGCCACATTTCCAGAATGCACATCGAGAGGGCAGGACAGGATTGAAGGTGGAATGTTTTTCCAGATCCCTAAATCAACGCCTTTGTTGTCTTGGCGGCAAAGCCACCTTAACATCATGTTGATGAGTATAATTAAGGATGCTTAAATTTAAAATGATAAAAACTATATTTGCATAGATATAAAGCCTTAAAATCGATAAAACATGGCTATCTCTGAAAATGAGCTAAAAGATTTCCTAGATTCGAAAGTCCTCCAATATAATACAATTGACTTTGTTGAACCAGACCCAATAAGCGTACCTCATCGATATTCATTAAAAGAAGATGTTGAAATTGCAGGTTTTTTAGCTTCAACAATAGCATGGGGTAATCGAAAAATGATTACTAAAAATGGTCATCGGATGATGGACTTACTAGGTAATTCACCGTATGATTTTGTCATGAGTCACGATGAGTATCAATTGGAAAGATTAGAAGGCTTTGTGCATAGGACTTTTAATTCAGAAGATTTTAAATATTTCATAAAAGCATTAAATCACATTTATACAAATCATGGCGGTTTAGAAAACATTTTCAATATTTATCAAACAGAAGATTCATTGCAACTAGCGATTCATGAGTTTAATAAAATATTTTTTGAAATACCTCATCGAGAAAGAACCAAAAAACATGTTGCTGACCCTTCTAAAGGTTCAGTTGCAAAACGAATTAATATGTGCCTTCGGTGGTTCGTTAGAAATGATAATACTGGTGTTGATTTAGGCATTTGGAAGAACATCTCGCCATCAAAACTATCATGCCCTCTTGATGTACATTCTGGAAATGTAGCACGAAAACTTGGGCTATTAGATAGAAAACAAAATGATGGAAAAGCATTAGCCGAATTAGATACTAGTTTAAGATTTTTAGACCCAATTGACCCAGTAAAATATGATTTTGCCTTATTTGGACTTGGTATTTTTGAAGGATTTTAGTTTTATTAAATCAAATGACATATAGACACTAGGAACATGAATCGTAGATTTGTAATCCACATCCTGCCTAAACTATTAATTTTAAATATGCTTTAGACATTTTATTCTTAAAGTCACTCCATTTTGTTGTTTTGATAAGCCAATGGCTGTGAGGGGCTGGTTATTTCATTTTCAAAGTATTTGTTTACATAGTCAAATGGAATCTTTTCTTGTTCAAGACGCCAATTGTTTGCTTTTAAAATTGTATATAGTGCTTGTTCATCATCAGTTAGATAAAGTTGTCCTGTTTTATTAGTTAATGTACCGTTGTCGTTTTCAAAGAATTTGTCAAAAGTTTTTTTATCCATTAGAACACTTTTTGTCTGGGGAAAATAGCCTCTAAATTGCGATAAAATTTCAAATCCCTGAACATCAATATCACCCCAATAAAGTAATTCAAGATTTGTAAACCAGTCTACATTTTTAATATTGGAAACACTGAAACCACTTCCAAATATTGCAATTGTTTTATCCATTCTTGGAAGTGTCAAGGTGGTATAAAGTGTCGTTTTATTTTCAACAACTATCACTTTTTGTAGTGGTATATTAAGTTTTTCAAATTGACTTACGGGAATTGCAATGTCGTCTAGGCCAGTAAAGAAATTGAGACTTATTTCCTTGTCAAGTATTATAAATCGAACTAATGGCTCACTGAATTTCAGGTTGAATCTTTTCTCAAAGTTTTTTTCTTGAATATTCACAAACTCTGTTATGAGTACATCAAGTATATCTCTTATGATTGCTTGATTTCTTTCAACAAACTTTGTGTGAACGTTAATTGGCAATTCTCTTATATAAAGATTAGGTGCAGGATTTTCTTTGAAAAAACTACAAACCTTTAAAATACCTTCCCATTCATTTTGATTTTGAATTATCCTTGAAGGATTTTGAATAACCCACTCCTTTAACTCTGGAAAGATGGAAATAATCTTTTCATAATTTACTTTGAAAAGTTCCACTTCCTTCTCTTTGCTTAAATATTTTAGCAAGTCCATCTCCGTGTCGAAATAGATGGTGGTTGGTAGGTCTTGAGTACCTAAATGTTTTGTTTTTACTTTTTGAAAATCTATTGTGTAACCGAAGCTTTTTTTTTCTTTTGAGTGGCTAATTAATAGAAGAATCTCCTTTTCAAATTCGGGTAATGATGATTTGTTATAACCTTTATCACCACGAATGACAAGCTGAGTGAAAGGTTTTTCATCAACTATTGATTGAAGTAACGAAAGATACTTTCTACCTGCTTTAACTTTTATTTCGTTTGGACTTATCATTGACTAACAAAATTTGATTTTTCTTTCTTGAACTGTTCAATTGGCATATCATATAGCCAAGAATACTTTTCTTCTTTTCGTTCAACAAAATGAACAAATGAAATGTCATTTTCTACAATGTGAATATTGTCACTTGGAGTAACTACCAATAGTTGAAGATGGAGTTGTTTACAAAGAGTAATCAAATATCTTGCTTTATCTTCGTCTTGTGCCTTAAATGCTTCATCAATAGCAATAAATCGGAAAGAGTTGCTTTGTAGACCTTCTTTTGTTAAACCAAATTGATAAGCAATAGCCGAACCTAATATTGTATAAGTTAATTGTGCTTTTTCTCCACCCGAAAGTTGCCCCATGTTTTCATATGTCTTGAACTTCGCATTAGTTTCTTTATAAAATTCTTCTGCCTTATAACTAAACCAAGAACGAACTTCCATTACTTTCTTTCGCCAATCCTCTTTATCTAATTTTGTGATTAGAGGTTCAATATTGTTATAGAAATGATTCTTACGACCATCTATTGAAGCATCTATTTCTCTAATATTTGGAATTGCATTATTCAGCAAGGTTCTAAATTCTTTTACCTCATCACTAATTCGGTTTGGAGCTACAATTTGAATGTAAGTTTTAAAATCCTTATCTCTAAAATCAATTTCCCTTAATGAATCATTCAAAAGACGGATATTCTCTTTTATGGAATCAGACCAATTTTCAAAGAACATTCTAAAGTCACCAACTTTGTTGGTTATGGTTTCTTGCAAATACTCGTTGAATTTCTTTTCAAACTTTGGTAAATTGTCATTTACCAATTGTTTCAGTAACGTCTGGTATTCACTGATGAATTCCAAATGTGTTGATTCAGGAAGACGACTAACATCTGAACGCCAGTCTTTGAATTTATCAATGATTTCTTGAGATGGTTGTTTAAAGGAATTTATTTTTAGTTTTACTTCATCCTCATTTGCTCGTTTATCATTATCTAATACAGAAATCTTCCTTGAAAGCTCTTTTTGAAATTCTGTTTGTGTTGTTTTTAAGCTAGAATATTCTACTTTTTCTAATTGTGGGTTTTGACTTTCAAACTCTGTTGAATCAATATGCCCAAAAGTTTCGAGTAGTTTTTTGTTATCATTTAATTCAGAACCAACACTTTTTATATCTGATTCTAACTGAAATATTTCTCTATCTTTATCTTTGATAACAACATCAGATAGTTCCTTCAACTTTCCTTTAACTCCTTCCAATTGCTTTTGAAGTGTAAATTCCAGTGATATTGACCACCCAATTCCAATTTAAAGTGACCACCTGATTCCAATTCAAAATGACCACCTAATTCCGGAGCAAAGTGACCACCCCGTTTTCATAAAAAACTACTTTTTTTCATGCGCTAATTAGTACTCAAATATACTTAAAATATTATTCCTTGTTTATTCCTCTTTTCTTTCTCATAGATTCCCCATGCAATTCGAGTCTGTGGGCTTGATGTATAAGTCTATCCAAAATTGCGTCAGCTATAGTTTTTTCGCCAATTATATCATACCAACCTTGTACAGGAATTTGCGATGTAACAATTATAGAACCGTTATTATGCCTGTCTTCAATAATCTCCAAAAGTGTAATTCGGTTTTGACTATCTAATGCCTGGAGTCCAAAATCGTCAAGTATGATAACGTCTTGCCTTTCAATTTTGGCAAGTTCTCTTAGGTAAGAACCATCTGCTTTGGCCATTTTTAATTTAGCAAACAGCTTCGAAGTATTAAAATAGCTTACTTTATAGCCATGAATACAGGCTTGGTAACCCAATGCGGTACCTAAATAACTTTTGCCTACACCTGTACTTCCTGTGATTAAGATGTTTTCATTTTTTTCAACAAATTCGCATTCTGCCAGACGAAGAACTGTATTCCGGTCAAGATTGCGGGATACATCAAAATTGACATTTTCAATATTTGATTTGTAATGGAATTTAGCATTCTTTATACTGCGTTCTATACGACGATTGTGCCTTTCGTCCCATTCAGCATCAATAATCATCGATACAAATTGATCGAGTGTGTAGTGGTCTGTTCTTCCGCTTTCAATCGCTGTTTTAAAAGCATTAAACATTCCGTAAAGTTTCATTTGTCTCATTTTTGTTACTGTGGATTCATTCATGTTTTTAAGATTTAATTTAATTATAATACTGTTTGCCTCTTATGTTTCCGTGGTTCGGAAGTTCATGCTCAGGTTCCTGTTCTAAATCAATACGATCTAAGTTGTTTTCTAAAATATTTTGGATGGTCTTAAAATTGTAAATTCTAAAGTCAAGCGCTCGTTTACAGGCATTTATTAATCGCTGCTTACCAACCTTTTTTTCAAAGTTTAGTATTCCTAAACAACTTTTATAAGCCTGTTCAGGATGGTTTCTGCTTTCGATTATCTGCATAATATATTCTCCTACTGACTCATCAATACTACCTGCCCAATCAATGAATCGAGCAGCACTCCACTGAGCTACAAACTGATGTGAACTGGCTAAATGTTCTGGAGTTGTGGTATAGACATAAGGTTTGTAATTTCGCTGATGAACCGCTATTCGATTGTATTTATAATAGATCTCTACGGTTGATCTTGTGTACAAGAGTTTCGTTTTTTTCTTTACATATTGATACGGAACGCTGTAATAATTTTTGTCTTGACTTAATTGGACATGACCATTTTGCATTACCGTTGCAAAGGATTGATATTTGATTTCAAAGCGTTCTTGTGGTAGTGGACGCAGTTTTTGTTTCTCATCTTCTACAAACAATTCTTTTCGTGAGTAAGGACGACCTGTTAGTTTTCGATTATTATGAATGTCTAATAAATCCCATATCTGTTGGTTTAATTCTTCTAGAGAAAAGAATTTGGTTTCTTTTAGTGTTACATAAATTCTTCTGTATAATATCTTTACAGCCCCTTCAACTAATGACTTATCTCTAGGTTTATAAGCTCTAGTTGGCAAGATTGTAGTTTCGTAATGTTCCGCTAAGTCGGCTAAAGTTTCATTAATTGTTGGCTCAAAACGACTGCTTTTTATTACTGCAGATTTTAAATTATCTGGAACAATTGCTGCAGGAGTGCCTTCAAAAAAGCGCATGGCATTTTCTACAGAAGTAACAAAATCTTCCTTTTGCTGGCTCATAGAAGCTTCAGCATAGGTGTATTGACTAGCCCCTAATATAGCCACAAAGAATTGTACTTCTTTGATTTCTCCAGTGTCGCTATCAATAATGGATAGTGTTTTTCCAGCATAATCAACATACATTTTATCACCGGATTTATGATTCATATGCATCACTGGATTGACTTGTTTACTCCATACTTTGTAATAATGAGCAAATTGAGAACTCCTGTAACCATCAGGGTTTATGGCAGCATATTGTTCCCACATATGTTGTATGGTAACGCCAACTTTTTTTAGCTCACGCTCCATTTTAGGAAAATAATTATGGAGTGTTTGTAATTTGGGACTAATTGATTCCACAGTAGTCTGTGAAAACAAAAGTTCTAGTTCAGCATCTGTTTTTTTATCAATAAATTCAAAGTTTAATCCGAGAACTTCAAATAAAGAAATATACTTCTTTACCGTATTCCTAGAAAGGGATAAGTAGCTACTTATAAATAACTTACTTTTTCCATCACAATAGAATTTAATTACTTTTCTAATTTTACTCATGTCTGTTATTTTGTTTGCCATAATCCGCTTTTTTTTTGCGAATGTATGGTTCTAACGACATGAAAAAGTCTGTAGTTTTTAATAATTAATTTACCCCAAAATTAGGTGGTCAATTTGAACTGGAATGGGGTGGTCAGTTTGCTCTGGAACTGGTGGTCAATTTATACTGGAA belongs to Flavobacterium gilvum and includes:
- a CDS encoding HEAT repeat domain-containing protein — encoded protein: MDVLVYYFVLHVLPILICGFLILITVLVINRFRYDIFKPKWEAAKSEIDSFLTNMIFSPFDEQSFFNEIEQFKKTIPFEKRWCKNLILSEIIFLKLNLKGEVTNTFHFLYEQFDLFEYTKKLLKSRRFYFKCLGISQLESLEYKKGITFIKPLLHHKNRNVKSSAFLALISLEPENLETLLDSSHQITIAEEINIMDILHQKKTKIPTNLDKWIVSENDTIIKLGLKLMMFYNYNNEHEIIVKLLRHPNKLVRFEAIHAVQFLFISEAEQELIEQFCHEDIKNKLEIFNTLSTIGMTDSENFIAQLLIDKTDEDIKLDAVYCLNKINPHYFEDHFLDNEDVQKMVKHVKTRYL
- a CDS encoding sulfatase-like hydrolase/transferase, whose protein sequence is MKWIKQSLATVIIKILFSLIVIIQLAMTGYSLTTHINLGSDLLGYSLSDMYTTVTSSLSISFVMFLPFIIVPALYLGLIRVFQFIGTKINPIVPFLIVLAIGGFNFVFANNTEPVYQNKLHFLVSDIIRSKKEESLSAQRVFSFKKEYPLEKAAEDAKDVLSPFFNIHQEKPNIVFIIMEGLGRDFTDDGEYSGFTPYLDSLTTKSLYWKNFVSNAGRTFGALPALIGSAPFGKNGFMELNPLPKHNSLISILKSNGYTTSYYCGDDINFDKKSTFLEYNGINTITDVNKFGPGYTMSKKNSGGFSWGYPDAEIYRKTLSELNQKSQPRLDIIMTLSNHEPFEFPSKENYLKKVDAILNSKSYLERNKLKEYKDIFAALLYTDNSLQKFMAAYSKRPDYGNTIFIITGDHRLIPVPQKDNLSRFHVPFYIYSPMLKKTAEFKSISSHNDVTPTLVSFLTNNQKIKKLEKTYWMGQGIDTARQFRNVHTIPLMRYKGSLIDYIYKDYFYTDGNLYKIDSNFNITESNDGLQDTVKESFNKYKYLNTYLTSKDKITPVASKFKSTLYTFTPQEIAYIKKVSKGLNSDQIFFKARELAFNKEREKARLLCNYMLNDKPNYIDFKILKGRTLAWDGDYKNAEMELLASINQKPFYEDGYSALMDVYFWSDQNKKAVKIGKQAHSNKIYAPEISFKLAKSYQKIKNITEARKQIDSLLTVYPENQEYHKFKKSLK
- a CDS encoding YaiO family outer membrane beta-barrel protein; the encoded protein is MIQRTVNKLSLILLILCFAQIYGQQKEFKGDPDVSFATARNMAFNNQRKQAQDTLQFILTKYPDYHDVRSFLATTYSWDGDYKKAKKEFDYILKKEETNKSAWLGTIQNELWASSPYIALDLSEKALKYYPNDSEILLLKASALEKTNNPTEADKTVLQVLSKEPNNQKAIEYKNALNKKLNLNNIGINLATDLYSSIYDPMYYSTIKYGRETKYGSITAKVNLNRRFEENGVQYEVDLYPKITKGLYGYLNAGFSNSSLFPESKYGAELFKSLPKGLEVSLGFRSLMYSTTTNIFTGSLTWYTGNNYWSLRSYVTPSDTGTSLSGALTYRLYRKDADNYFSAAIGAGYSPEINQFSNNGDQVAIFNLKSQKANIGYNFTTTNNKNVIGLQSGITHQEIVFDPGNYVMIYFLAVSWELRFK
- a CDS encoding SbcC/MukB-like Walker B domain-containing protein is translated as MEGVKGKLKELSDVVIKDKDREIFQLESDIKSVGSELNDNKKLLETFGHIDSTEFESQNPQLEKVEYSSLKTTQTEFQKELSRKISVLDNDKRANEDEVKLKINSFKQPSQEIIDKFKDWRSDVSRLPESTHLEFISEYQTLLKQLVNDNLPKFEKKFNEYLQETITNKVGDFRMFFENWSDSIKENIRLLNDSLREIDFRDKDFKTYIQIVAPNRISDEVKEFRTLLNNAIPNIREIDASIDGRKNHFYNNIEPLITKLDKEDWRKKVMEVRSWFSYKAEEFYKETNAKFKTYENMGQLSGGEKAQLTYTILGSAIAYQFGLTKEGLQSNSFRFIAIDEAFKAQDEDKARYLITLCKQLHLQLLVVTPSDNIHIVENDISFVHFVERKEEKYSWLYDMPIEQFKKEKSNFVSQ
- a CDS encoding glycosyltransferase family 2 protein; translated protein: MMKILLDIYEIFVGLFSITYILLYLTLAFLSYYGIKQYLNTKHFITNNVLVKSNHIPGVSVIAPAFNEGATVVYNIKSLLSLNYPKYEVVLINDGSTDDTLEKLIREFELVKVDFYYEAKIPTGPVRGHYKSTNPIYSKLLVVDKENRKSKADASNTGINSTKYPLILCTDVDCILKSDAIIKLAKPFIENKKRIIATGAGIRSSNSCEVKDGFLVKIHFPTGWYARFQELEYVRAFLMGRMALSQINSLLLVSGALGLFDKEIVIKAGGYWHKSLGEDMELVMRMRKYMYENKLPFAIKYIPESLCWTEVPGNKTILIRQRMRWARGLIQTLFLHKNLLFKPKYQRTAFFILPYFFIFEFMIPVIEVVGMIATILFLIFFEVNYLFFFYISVVVYFFYLIITITSIFLDDVIYKNYANARELMILILMAVIEPFVYHPVNLYASLKGYYHFIRQKEQNWGNMQRQGFSTKPE
- a CDS encoding Wadjet anti-phage system protein JetD domain-containing protein, with product MISPNEIKVKAGRKYLSLLQSIVDEKPFTQLVIRGDKGYNKSSLPEFEKEILLLISHSKEKKSFGYTIDFQKVKTKHLGTQDLPTTIYFDTEMDLLKYLSKEKEVELFKVNYEKIISIFPELKEWVIQNPSRIIQNQNEWEGILKVCSFFKENPAPNLYIRELPINVHTKFVERNQAIIRDILDVLITEFVNIQEKNFEKRFNLKFSEPLVRFIILDKEISLNFFTGLDDIAIPVSQFEKLNIPLQKVIVVENKTTLYTTLTLPRMDKTIAIFGSGFSVSNIKNVDWFTNLELLYWGDIDVQGFEILSQFRGYFPQTKSVLMDKKTFDKFFENDNGTLTNKTGQLYLTDDEQALYTILKANNWRLEQEKIPFDYVNKYFENEITSPSQPLAYQNNKME
- a CDS encoding TIGR02757 family protein, coding for MSENELKDFLDSKVLQYNTIDFVEPDPISVPHRYSLKEDVEIAGFLASTIAWGNRKMITKNGHRMMDLLGNSPYDFVMSHDEYQLERLEGFVHRTFNSEDFKYFIKALNHIYTNHGGLENIFNIYQTEDSLQLAIHEFNKIFFEIPHRERTKKHVADPSKGSVAKRINMCLRWFVRNDNTGVDLGIWKNISPSKLSCPLDVHSGNVARKLGLLDRKQNDGKALAELDTSLRFLDPIDPVKYDFALFGLGIFEGF